A genomic window from Variovorax paradoxus includes:
- a CDS encoding RHS repeat-associated core domain-containing protein, which produces MTFIVSEVSTGQCPNNSIEEQANGGGTACQCRPGFLENAGATVCEAAAPEPEQLVGQSCKAPAAGLRTRFPITPASAEKYRFELDWADSGPAPLSLTRTYRSSWGNDVSRPDGEFGRVWAHNHAIRLKLTPINLPTAAAIADPEGYVRSFIKAAGTSTWSATNSADTLAEIGGAWLYKRADDDSVIAFTADGKPQSKTERNGSITTYGYDGAGHLAAVSNPFGRTLVFSYANDKLAYVTTPDGRIIGYTYDASGRLVTVAYPDGKSRSFLYENSTYPQALTGILDEAGARWGTFSYDSQGRAIVSELAGGVSRYQVSYPSSRSANVVDPLNTSRGYGYSITKGKLAVTAGSLPSGEGESDAASRVQDANGLVTSETDFLSFRTDYVWDTARRLPTSVTEAVGTDARTTTTQWHSSFGLPSLVTEPGRTTAYTYDAVGNVLTRTVADTATNKAQLWQWTYNASQLVDTTTEPNGAVTSYTYDTRGNALTSTNALGHSTSYTYDNANRVVSSTAPNGLVTTYTYDQRDRLLTQSVGGQTTVLTYKPYGTVETVSLPTGLVLTYAYDAAHRLVGWSNNRGESGTYTLDGMGNRTAEQIKDSAGNVAWSVARTVNNINRLSGKTEGANQSNTFGYDANGELIAQTNGLNQSTQYGLDNLRRVKSVTDAASASATLKYNALDAVTEAKDFKGVATAYTRDAQGNATTESSADTGGASTQYDNLGLPSQITDALGQATTITRDALGRPIGLVFADGKTTTLRYDLTANSKGYLSEIVDRSGTTEYTRDTFGRVTLKKQTLANGSIQQVSYTYNPNGTLASIGYPNGGGVLTHTYDSTGRLTGLSLNGNPLVTGIAWNPLGQPTAWSWAFSSPSIAASRTYDTAGRLTATEFSSYTYDAAGRITSLTQNLYQPGDTDPTHSTIANANVTWSVGYSAVGRIVSFNATGNTAGFGYDANGNRNSSTRALNGTSTNRTYTVGSASNQLTGFSQTINGASSTSVTYGYNANGDLLTDGLRSYTYDAEGRLAAATTGATDVSPTTRYAHNALGQRVFKTEPLYPPSQGDEADPGFMQSLIAFFTKLWSPSTTQAEQLGYAYVYDEQGTLIAEVGSGGTNSAGQSQYIYLPTGNGPMPVAAIVNGATFAVHSDHLNTPRKLTNADGQAVWQWSYSAFGEDKPTLARYRFANTETTPNPGTTSISEVKFNLRYPGQYADEESGLSYNYFRSYDSRTGRYSQPDPIGLDGGWNRFGYVDGNPLIFTDPVGLLHGVPMEEVPILVPEPLPPVNDPCVQKFLRDNYGDAWTKAINFGNLQQYLPVANPDAYGALKEGMKIGAEKALVAKGPGIAGNALMKANPGNLSLGYSLGSKLAGFSGVVSGIAEVGGAFLMPFGSVAMIQAREACSCKK; this is translated from the coding sequence CTGCAGCCGGTCTGCGGACGCGATTCCCCATTACGCCTGCATCTGCAGAAAAGTACCGCTTTGAACTTGACTGGGCCGACTCCGGTCCCGCTCCCCTGTCTCTGACTCGCACCTACCGCAGCAGCTGGGGAAATGACGTCTCACGGCCCGACGGCGAGTTCGGCCGCGTGTGGGCTCACAACCACGCCATCCGCCTCAAGCTGACCCCCATCAACTTACCGACCGCAGCCGCCATTGCTGACCCCGAAGGCTACGTGCGCAGCTTCATCAAGGCGGCAGGCACCTCGACCTGGAGCGCCACCAACAGCGCCGATACCCTGGCCGAAATCGGAGGCGCCTGGCTCTACAAGCGTGCTGATGATGACTCCGTCATAGCCTTCACCGCCGACGGCAAGCCTCAATCCAAGACGGAGCGCAACGGCTCCATCACCACATACGGTTATGACGGTGCTGGACACCTCGCCGCCGTTAGCAACCCCTTTGGGCGCACCTTGGTCTTTTCGTATGCCAACGACAAGTTGGCATACGTCACTACACCCGATGGCCGCATCATCGGCTACACCTACGATGCTTCGGGTCGTCTGGTCACTGTGGCGTACCCCGACGGCAAGAGCCGGTCCTTCCTCTACGAAAACAGCACCTACCCGCAGGCCCTCACCGGCATCCTTGACGAGGCCGGCGCGCGATGGGGCACGTTCAGCTACGACAGCCAGGGCCGAGCCATCGTCAGTGAACTGGCCGGCGGCGTCTCGCGCTACCAGGTCAGCTACCCTTCCAGTCGCTCGGCTAATGTGGTCGATCCGCTCAACACCAGCCGGGGCTACGGCTACAGCATCACCAAGGGCAAGCTGGCCGTGACGGCTGGCAGCCTCCCCTCCGGTGAAGGCGAGTCCGATGCCGCCAGCCGTGTGCAAGATGCCAACGGCCTCGTCACCAGTGAGACCGACTTCTTGAGCTTTCGCACGGACTATGTATGGGACACGGCCCGCCGCCTGCCCACCAGTGTCACTGAAGCCGTTGGCACCGATGCGCGCACCACCACGACTCAGTGGCATTCATCCTTTGGTCTACCCTCACTGGTCACCGAGCCCGGCCGCACAACTGCCTACACCTACGACGCCGTCGGCAATGTCCTGACCCGGACTGTCGCCGACACAGCCACCAACAAGGCCCAACTCTGGCAATGGACCTACAACGCATCGCAACTGGTCGATACGACCACAGAGCCCAATGGCGCGGTCACCAGCTACACCTACGACACCCGGGGTAACGCCCTCACATCGACGAATGCGCTGGGCCACTCCACCAGCTACACCTATGACAACGCCAACCGCGTCGTCAGCTCGACAGCCCCCAACGGCCTCGTCACCACCTACACCTACGACCAGCGCGACCGCCTGCTGACTCAATCCGTCGGCGGCCAGACCACTGTCCTGACCTACAAGCCCTATGGCACCGTCGAGACCGTGTCGTTGCCCACGGGCCTCGTCCTGACGTATGCCTACGACGCAGCCCACCGCTTAGTGGGTTGGAGCAACAACCGAGGCGAGAGCGGCACCTACACCCTGGACGGCATGGGCAACCGCACCGCCGAGCAAATCAAGGACAGCGCCGGCAACGTCGCCTGGAGCGTGGCCCGCACGGTCAACAACATCAATCGTCTCTCAGGCAAGACCGAAGGCGCGAACCAGAGCAACACCTTCGGCTACGACGCCAACGGCGAGCTGATTGCCCAGACCAACGGCCTGAACCAGAGCACGCAGTACGGCCTGGACAACCTGCGCCGCGTCAAGAGCGTGACTGACGCGGCCAGCGCCAGCGCCACCCTCAAGTACAACGCCCTGGACGCCGTCACCGAAGCCAAGGACTTCAAGGGCGTGGCCACCGCCTACACCCGAGACGCCCAAGGCAACGCAACAACCGAGAGCAGCGCCGATACAGGTGGAGCCAGCACCCAGTACGACAACCTGGGCCTGCCCAGCCAGATCACCGACGCCCTGGGCCAGGCGACCACCATCACCCGCGACGCCCTGGGCCGCCCCATTGGTCTGGTCTTCGCCGACGGCAAGACCACCACCCTGCGCTACGACCTCACGGCCAACAGCAAGGGCTATCTGTCCGAGATCGTCGACCGCAGCGGCACCACCGAGTACACCCGCGACACCTTCGGCCGCGTCACCCTCAAGAAGCAGACCCTGGCCAACGGAAGCATCCAGCAGGTCAGCTACACCTACAACCCCAACGGCACGCTGGCCAGCATCGGCTACCCCAACGGCGGCGGCGTGCTCACGCACACCTACGACAGCACCGGCCGCCTGACAGGTCTGAGCCTGAACGGCAACCCGCTGGTCACCGGCATCGCCTGGAACCCGCTGGGCCAGCCCACGGCGTGGAGCTGGGCGTTCTCCAGCCCCTCCATCGCAGCCAGCCGCACCTACGACACCGCAGGCCGGCTGACCGCCACCGAGTTCAGCAGCTACACCTATGACGCAGCCGGGCGCATCACCAGCCTGACGCAGAACCTCTACCAGCCCGGCGACACCGATCCGACCCACAGCACCATCGCCAATGCCAACGTCACCTGGAGCGTGGGCTACAGCGCCGTGGGGCGCATCGTGAGCTTCAACGCCACGGGCAACACGGCAGGCTTTGGCTACGACGCCAACGGCAACCGCAACAGCAGCACCCGGGCACTCAATGGCACGAGCACCAACCGCACCTACACGGTGGGGTCAGCAAGCAACCAGCTCACGGGCTTCAGCCAGACCATCAACGGCGCGAGCAGCACGAGCGTCACCTACGGCTACAACGCCAACGGCGACCTCCTGACGGATGGCCTGCGCAGCTACACCTACGACGCCGAAGGGCGGCTGGCGGCTGCGACGACGGGTGCGACCGATGTCAGCCCGACCACGCGCTATGCGCACAACGCGCTGGGGCAGCGGGTGTTCAAGACCGAGCCGCTGTATCCGCCCAGCCAGGGCGACGAGGCCGACCCGGGCTTCATGCAAAGCCTGATCGCGTTCTTCACGAAGCTGTGGAGCCCGAGCACGACACAGGCGGAGCAACTGGGCTACGCCTATGTCTACGATGAGCAGGGCACGCTGATCGCCGAGGTGGGCAGCGGGGGCACGAACAGTGCGGGGCAGAGTCAGTACATCTACCTGCCGACGGGCAATGGGCCGATGCCGGTTGCGGCCATCGTCAACGGCGCCACGTTTGCAGTGCACAGCGATCACCTGAACACGCCGCGAAAGTTGACGAACGCAGATGGCCAAGCAGTCTGGCAGTGGAGCTACAGCGCGTTCGGGGAGGACAAGCCGACGCTGGCGAGGTACCGGTTCGCCAACACTGAAACAACACCGAACCCGGGCACCACGAGCATCTCGGAGGTGAAGTTCAACCTGCGGTATCCGGGGCAGTATGCGGATGAGGAGTCAGGTCTCAGCTACAACTACTTCAGGAGCTATGACAGCAGGACGGGGCGGTACAGCCAGCCGGACCCGATTGGGCTCGACGGAGGGTGGAATCGGTTCGGATATGTGGATGGCAATCCGTTGATCTTCACGGATCCAGTGGGCCTGCTTCACGGAGTACCTATGGAAGAGGTCCCTATTCTGGTGCCAGAACCACTCCCGCCTGTCAACGATCCGTGCGTACAAAAATTTCTCCGTGACAACTACGGCGATGCATGGACCAAGGCGATCAACTTTGGCAATTTGCAGCAGTATCTTCCCGTTGCCAACCCGGATGCCTATGGAGCCCTCAAGGAGGGAATGAAGATCGGCGCAGAAAAAGCGCTTGTCGCAAAAGGCCCTGGAATTGCTGGCAACGCGCTCATGAAAGCCAATCCCGGAAACCTTTCATTGGGATATTCGCTTGGGTCTAAGCTGGCAGGGTTCTCGGGCGTCGTGTCGGGAATTGCTGAGGTTGGAGGAGCATTCCTGATGCCCTTTGGCTCTGTTGCAATGATTCAGGCGAGAGAGGCGTGCTCATGCAAAAAATGA